Part of the Deferribacterota bacterium genome, TACAAATAATTATTTGCCCTTTGTTGGAGGGGTACCTACTTCTATATACAGGCTCTCTAAAGGGCTTAGCAGGATGGGTCTTAAACCAATAATTTTTGCTCCCTCTTTTAATGATTGTAGATCTTATAAAATATATTATAAAGATGATATAGAAGAGATTAGGTTTAAATATTTATTTAAATATAAAAAATTTAGCAATATCCCTATTACTAATATTCTTAATCCAAATATATCAAAAATATTTGAAGAAAAAAATATAGACATTGTCCATGTTCATCATCCTTTTTGGATGGGTAGAAAAGGTATGCGATTATCTAAGATTTATAGATGTCCTTTGGTATTAACCTATCATACTAGATTGGAGAAATATTCACACTATGTACCAATAGGTAAGAAGATCTTTAAAAATGTGCTATCTCACTATATAATTAAAAATTTTGCAAAGAAATGTGATTTAGTGATAGCGCCAACAACTAATGCAAGGGATTACCTCAAAAATATAGGTGTTAGATGTAATATTGAAATTTTGCCAACAGGTGTTGATTTTGACCTTTATAAGAGTGTTGCTAAATCTGATTTAACTAAGTTAGAAAAAAAATATAAAGAGAAACCTAATGAAGTTATACTTATTACTGTCTCTAGATTGTCAAAGGAAAAAAATCTATATTTTATTATAGATGGAATAAAAATTTTAAAAAACTTAACAGATATTCCTTTTAAATTATTGATAATTGGTAAAGGTGATGAGAAAGAGGCATTGGAAAGTTATATTAAAAAGTTAGAACTAGATGAAGTTGTAATATTAGTGGGTGAAGTTTTGCCAGAGAATATCGCTAAATATTATATATTTTCTGATATATTTGTTTTTGCATCAACAACTGAAACTC contains:
- a CDS encoding glycosyltransferase, whose protein sequence is ILALLLIIIIYIYNKFNREVEYYNYSFDYENLKIIKPLNIAMFTNNYLPFVGGVPTSIYRLSKGLSRMGLKPIIFAPSFNDCRSYKIYYKDDIEEIRFKYLFKYKKFSNIPITNILNPNISKIFEEKNIDIVHVHHPFWMGRKGMRLSKIYRCPLVLTYHTRLEKYSHYVPIGKKIFKNVLSHYIIKNFAKKCDLVIAPTTNARDYLKNIGVRCNIEILPTGVDFDLYKSVAKSDLTKLEKKYKEKPNEVILITVSRLSKEKNLYFIIDGIKILKNLTDIPFKLLIIGKGDEKEALESYIKKLELDEVVILVGEVLPENIAKYYIFSDIFVFASTTETQGLVLLEAMAGGCPVVAVQSSGIDDIINNDYNGYKTPENIYSWAEKIKTIIENNEKYNELSNNALKHVNRYSIELIAEKVAKLYTRLLLDKK